The Methanoculleus sp. SDB sequence CCGTGAGGGCGGCCGGGAGGTTCTCGTGACAAGGGCGCTCATGGCAGAGGCGCAGGCACGCATGAAAAAGGGGGAGGAGATCCCGGCGATTGCAGCCTCATTCCAGTACAACCTCGCGAGAGGCATTGCCGCGATGGCCATCCGGGCGGCACGGACAGAAGGGATACCAACCGTGGCGCTTTCGGGCGGCGTTGCCTACAACCATGCCATCCGCACGACTATTGCAGGAGAGATCACCGCGGCGGGACTGGAATGTCTCATCAACAGTGACTTTCCGCTCGGGGACGGCTGCATCTCCTACGGGCAGTGCGTCTGGGCGGGCATGCTTTCGCGCGAACGGTAAAGGCGGGCGAAAAAGGGGATTGATTATTTTTTCGGGGACGCGATCAGCAGCAGTGCGACCATTCCCGCCACAAGCACCGTCACCGGCGAAAGCGGCGTCGCTTCCGCAGAGGTTTCCGGTGTCAGAGGTACGAGATCGGCATTGATGCCGATCTCACCGTCTTTGGGGGGGACTGCGGTAAATGTCCCGTCGAGCGGCTCGTACCCGTCCGCTTCCACCCGGTAGCCCGTGTAAGGGGTCCCGGTTATATACACCCTCACCTTGAGCTCCCCGTTTTCGGTCTCCCCTTTATATTCGCCGTCAAAGTAGACCTTTGCCGCCTTGGCGTTCGTTGAAAAGACATAGTACCCCACGTCGCCGCCGATCAGAAAGTTCGTGGGAGCCGGGGTGCCGGCAGCCAGGGTTACCGAAAGCTCCACGGTCTCATCTTTCGCGGGGTATTGATCGATGATGCCCGTGGAGGTCATATAACCGGGTTTTGAAACGGAATACTCCGCATACGGCGTTGCAGTCGTATATACTTCAATTTTCAGCCTGCCGTTTTCGGTATCGCCCATGTACTGGTCATCAAAATATACCGATGCCCCGTCCACGTTGCAGGAGACCACGTACCATCCGACATCTCCGCCGACGGTCTCTTCCGCTCCCGCGAAAGAGACGCCCACGAAACAGAGGAGGAGAACGACAGATCCGAGGAGTATTATTCCATGCTTCATATGAATCAATCTGCATCCGTGCTCAAGTCATTTTAGTGTTTGCATCCCTTTCACGCATGAAAAACACCGCACGCAGAAGCATCTCCGGTTATTCCAGTTGTTCTGTCAGATACCGGTAGTACCGCCGCTCCCAGTAATTCCGGAAAACAGCGTGTGTCAGACGGAACAGGAACAGCATGACAGGAGACGGGATCCACTCGGAGGGTGAGGTGTTCATGTCGTCCGCAGGCAGGTCAACCGCATGCAAGAGCTCGTGCCAGATGCGAAGCGTTATGGTTTCCCCGTCGTCGTGATCCTTCACCATCACCCCGACACGGCCGAAAAAATTTCCCCCGAGGCACCGCGCATCTTTGCCTTCACCCGAAAAGACGTACACTGTTCCCGGCGTTATGGGAAACGGAAAGTCACACCAGTTCGGATCGTCCGGCCATCGGCACTCAATCTCGCACTGCCCCTCCTCGCAATCGAGCTCAAAATAGGCGGGAATATCCGGGAGAAGGGGTTTGACACGCCGGCACAGAGCTTCGTTTTCAAAATAAACGGAAAACTTCACTCCCATTAACGAGGAATTTCCCCCCTTCGCATAAGTATCTGTTGACAAAATCCCCTTCCCAGAGCTATTTATGCCCGGAAACGAATCTTTCACCTGACTATGAAAAACGACCGCCCTGTCGACCTGAAAGCCATCGCATGGAACGCTATGCGGGATTACGGCTTCGAGCCCGGTTTCCCCAGGTCCGTTCGTGCAGAGGTCGATGCCATCTCCGACACGGGGACTCTTCCTGAGGAGAGGGGGATCCGGGACCTGCGTCCTCTCCTCTGGTCCTCCATCGACAACATCGACTCGCAAGACCTCGACCAGATCGAATACTGTGAACGGGGCCCAGACGGGGAGACCCGGGTCCGGATCGCCATCGCGGATGTCGATTTTTTCGTCCCGAAATACTCGTCCGCCGACAGACATGCGGCCCATAACGGCACCTCGGTGTACACCGGCGTCGTGACGTTCCCGATGCTGCCCGACAGGCTCTCCAAGGGCATCACCTCACTCCTGCCGGGACAGGACTGCAGGGCGGTCGTCATCGAATACGCCGTGCTGCAGGACGGGAATGTCCGCCACGGCGATATTTACCGCGCCCATGTTCGCAACAAGGCGAAGCTCGTATACGAGGAAGTCGGCGGCTGGCTGGACGGGACCGGCCCCATGCCCGGAACAGTCAGGGACACCCCCGGGCTCGAGGAGCAGATCCTTCTTCAGACCGAGACCACCATGCGCCTGAAAAAATTCCGGATGCAGCAGGGTGCGCTCGATCTCGAAACCATCGAAGCAAATGCGGTGATGGAGGAGGATTCGGTGCGCGATCTTGTCATCCAGGAGGAAAACACGGCACGGTATATTATCGAGGAGTTCATGATCGCCGCCAACGGAACCATAGTGGACTTTATCGGGAACGCCGGCGTGTCCATGATACAGCGGGTCGTCCGCACACCGAAGTACTGGGACGAGATTGTCGCGACCGCAGCGTCCTACGGCGAGAAACTCCCTGCCGAGCCGGATTCCCGGGCGCTGTCACGGTTTCTCACGCGGCGGAGAGAGGCGGATCCCGAGCGCTTCCCGGACCTTTCCCTGACGATCGTGAAGCTCATCGGACGCGGCGAATATGTAACGCTCGAACCCGGCGAACCGCCCTTCGGCCACTTCGGCCTTGCCGTCACCGACTATACGCACGGCACCGCCCCGAACCGGCGCTACGTCGACCTTGTCATTCAGCGGCTGATAAAATCGGTCATCGACGCGGAAGACAGCCCCTATACGCGGGAGGAGCTCGACGACCTTTCCGAATGGCTCAGCGACAGGGAGCAGGCGTCCCAGAAAGTCGAACGCTTCATGCGGAAGGCAGCCGCCGCCGTCCTCCTGCAGGACCGGATCGGCGAGACTTTCGATGCGTTCGTCACCGGGGCCTCGGAGAAGGGAACCTATGTCCGGCTTATCGCCCCGCCCGCCGAAGGAAGGGTCATGGAGGGAGAGGCGGGGCCCCGGGTCGGCCGGCGGATTCGGGTGAGGCTGATCGGC is a genomic window containing:
- a CDS encoding ribonuclease II; this translates as MKNDRPVDLKAIAWNAMRDYGFEPGFPRSVRAEVDAISDTGTLPEERGIRDLRPLLWSSIDNIDSQDLDQIEYCERGPDGETRVRIAIADVDFFVPKYSSADRHAAHNGTSVYTGVVTFPMLPDRLSKGITSLLPGQDCRAVVIEYAVLQDGNVRHGDIYRAHVRNKAKLVYEEVGGWLDGTGPMPGTVRDTPGLEEQILLQTETTMRLKKFRMQQGALDLETIEANAVMEEDSVRDLVIQEENTARYIIEEFMIAANGTIVDFIGNAGVSMIQRVVRTPKYWDEIVATAASYGEKLPAEPDSRALSRFLTRRREADPERFPDLSLTIVKLIGRGEYVTLEPGEPPFGHFGLAVTDYTHGTAPNRRYVDLVIQRLIKSVIDAEDSPYTREELDDLSEWLSDREQASQKVERFMRKAAAAVLLQDRIGETFDAFVTGASEKGTYVRLIAPPAEGRVMEGEAGPRVGRRIRVRLIGVDPYKGFIDFAFAGMR